A single region of the Novosphingobium sp. genome encodes:
- a CDS encoding TonB-dependent receptor: MLKNKMHLRAATCVAALLAATPALAQAGDQGSAPTPAADSAAPGLADIVVTANRRSERLQDVPISVTAVTKDVLERQNVRDISDLTKLVPGLTINYGSQPGNFSINMRGIGTLSNGIAVESDVAVVIDDVPVGFQAAAFKDLIDVERIEALKGPQSTLFGKSAIAGVLNVTTQAPTSTWTGRATGLVTNDREWRLGGTISGPITDTLKMRLTVARDSYAGNVRNITNGTWLNGSKGLTVTGKLQWDPSEKITVSLQPRFNQTDATCCVSPINSLSPGLFYQGIKQLPESSVLAGIPINDPANTKVRNDFRSGGDSSTYGATLRASYTPGDGQLLPGASLTYIGSFDRYQMHDYQDIDGTDAPFLLYFPVAAPSGINSGARINGHFHARSITQELRLTSPAGQHLRYTFGLWYARNSLDRLLDRGPVLQYIRYLATSHNENYSFYTDLSYDLTRKITLNGGFRLNRQHVDYTFDNYTAAVPFHLQGGSLDDAITGKVGAQYHLTRDNMLYATFSTGYKGQAYDLVSTFNAALAANGPVRPETAKNYEVGFKSSLFDHRLLFNTTLFWTDYKGFQTSVQSFLPDGTYLTFLNSIGKLRTRGVEVDMMAKPTNRLKLNASGAFDDAKIIDFPFGPCYGGQTAAQGCVPDPRVSVNPGNIQNLGGKRLNNAPRFKFNLGSEYDFPLGKPDLGGFITFAYRWQSQINFSLNQDPVTVQKPYGVFDASIGGTAGGGRYKLSVFVNNLFDKHYAVGLGNTTSGFSAPGVVASGTNWQPARDSFRYVGVRLDMGF; this comes from the coding sequence ATGTTGAAGAACAAGATGCATTTGCGCGCGGCGACCTGCGTGGCCGCTTTGCTGGCGGCCACGCCGGCGCTGGCTCAGGCCGGCGATCAGGGCTCGGCGCCAACGCCCGCAGCCGACAGCGCCGCGCCGGGGCTGGCCGACATCGTCGTGACGGCCAACCGCCGTTCGGAACGTCTGCAGGATGTGCCCATCTCGGTGACCGCCGTGACCAAGGATGTGCTGGAGCGCCAGAATGTCCGCGACATCTCCGACCTGACCAAGCTGGTGCCCGGCCTGACCATCAATTACGGATCGCAGCCGGGCAATTTCAGCATCAACATGCGCGGCATCGGCACGCTGTCGAACGGCATTGCGGTGGAATCCGATGTCGCCGTGGTGATCGACGACGTGCCGGTCGGCTTTCAGGCCGCCGCCTTCAAGGATCTGATCGATGTCGAGCGGATCGAGGCCCTGAAAGGCCCGCAAAGCACGCTGTTCGGCAAGAGCGCCATCGCCGGCGTGCTCAACGTCACCACGCAGGCGCCGACCAGCACATGGACGGGGCGCGCGACCGGTCTGGTCACCAATGACCGCGAATGGCGGCTGGGCGGCACGATCTCCGGCCCGATCACCGATACGCTCAAGATGCGCCTGACCGTGGCCCGCGATTCCTATGCAGGCAATGTTCGCAACATCACCAACGGCACATGGCTGAACGGCAGCAAGGGGCTGACGGTCACCGGCAAGCTGCAATGGGATCCCAGCGAAAAGATCACCGTCTCGCTCCAGCCGCGCTTCAACCAGACCGATGCGACCTGCTGCGTCAGCCCGATCAATTCACTGTCGCCCGGCCTGTTCTATCAGGGCATCAAGCAGTTACCCGAGTCGAGCGTGCTGGCGGGCATCCCGATCAACGATCCGGCCAACACGAAGGTGCGCAACGATTTCCGCTCGGGCGGGGATTCTTCGACCTATGGCGCGACGCTGCGGGCCAGCTACACGCCGGGCGACGGCCAACTGTTGCCGGGCGCCAGCCTGACCTACATCGGTTCTTTCGACCGTTATCAGATGCATGATTATCAGGATATCGACGGCACCGATGCGCCGTTCCTGCTCTATTTCCCGGTGGCAGCGCCTTCGGGCATCAACAGCGGCGCGCGGATCAACGGCCATTTCCATGCCCGCTCCATCACGCAGGAGTTGCGCCTGACGTCACCGGCCGGGCAGCATCTGCGTTACACCTTCGGCCTTTGGTATGCGCGCAATTCGCTCGACCGTCTGCTCGATCGCGGACCGGTGCTGCAATACATCAGATATCTGGCGACCAGCCACAATGAGAACTATTCCTTCTACACCGATCTGTCCTATGATCTGACGCGCAAGATCACGCTGAACGGCGGCTTCCGTCTCAACCGTCAGCATGTCGATTACACCTTTGACAATTACACCGCCGCGGTGCCCTTCCATCTTCAGGGCGGCAGTCTGGATGATGCGATCACCGGCAAGGTCGGCGCGCAATATCATCTGACGCGCGACAATATGCTCTATGCCACCTTCTCGACCGGCTACAAGGGGCAGGCCTATGATCTGGTCAGCACCTTCAATGCCGCTTTGGCCGCCAACGGTCCGGTCCGCCCCGAAACCGCCAAGAACTATGAGGTCGGTTTCAAGAGCAGCCTGTTCGATCACCGCCTGCTGTTCAACACCACGCTGTTCTGGACCGATTACAAGGGTTTCCAGACCTCGGTTCAGTCCTTCCTGCCCGATGGGACCTATCTCACCTTCCTCAATTCGATCGGCAAGCTGCGCACGCGCGGTGTCGAGGTCGATATGATGGCCAAGCCGACCAACCGCCTGAAACTGAACGCTTCGGGTGCCTTCGATGATGCCAAGATCATCGATTTCCCCTTCGGTCCCTGCTATGGCGGGCAGACGGCGGCGCAGGGCTGTGTGCCCGATCCGCGCGTGAGCGTGAACCCCGGCAACATCCAGAACCTGGGTGGCAAGCGGCTGAACAATGCGCCGCGGTTCAAGTTCAACCTGGGCAGCGAGTATGATTTCCCGCTGGGCAAGCCGGATCTGGGCGGGTTCATCACCTTCGCCTATCGCTGGCAGAGCCAGATCAACTTCTCGCTGAACCAGGACCCGGTGACGGTGCAGAAGCCCTATGGTGTCTTCGATGCCTCGATCGGCGGGACAGCCGGCGGCGGGCGTTACAAGCTGTCGGTCTTCGTCAACAATCTGTTCGACAAGCATTATGCCGTGGGCCTTGGCAACACGACTTCGGGCTTCAGCGCGCCCGGCGTGGTGGCGTCGGGCACCAACTGGCAGCCGGCGCGGGACTCCTTCCGCTATGTCGGCGTGCGGCTCGATATGGGGTTCTGA
- a CDS encoding MFS transporter, which translates to MTTPSTSPPAPAWRRDLPLVTYSAGNFGKNLLLSSVDVTLLFMLTDILGLSPVAVGQLMLAVLLGDLIFDIGSGVLASWAQPYGFDYRRIIAWGALPCSAGFALLFALPALDWHSGVLIAAILLGFRGAYAIIDVPHNSLLARVAPGSHARGRASGYRLFFSTLASLATALVLAPAVMQAAHRGQPLRLALIGAAGGALACLALWISAMRWRRSEREPAPAIHAMALLPRFDPLFLAVACIALITGFAMPMFGRMTFYLASYVYDQPALASRLLLAVTLGQLPGVLLWTWGVRHAEKTTLLALSHALTILSIALFAMVGPGWLIPAAGLIGLALAGVFMLPWGIVADAVDFAQMRHGTRRETAAFAAVLVMIKASGAASIGLIGWTLGHLGYVAGAAQPPSVVMGMKIMGLGVPVLGSAVAILLLTRMSLGHARHASVLRVLNRRARRSAGG; encoded by the coding sequence TTGACCACGCCATCGACATCACCCCCGGCCCCCGCATGGCGCCGCGATCTGCCGCTCGTCACCTATTCCGCCGGGAATTTCGGCAAGAATCTGCTGCTGTCCAGCGTCGATGTCACCCTGCTGTTCATGCTGACCGACATTCTGGGCCTCTCGCCCGTGGCGGTCGGGCAGTTGATGCTGGCAGTACTGCTGGGCGACCTCATCTTCGACATCGGTTCGGGCGTGCTGGCCAGTTGGGCGCAGCCTTACGGCTTCGACTATCGCCGGATCATCGCATGGGGAGCGCTGCCCTGTTCGGCCGGCTTTGCCCTGTTGTTCGCCCTGCCAGCGCTGGACTGGCACAGTGGCGTACTGATCGCCGCCATCCTGCTGGGCTTTCGCGGTGCCTATGCCATCATCGACGTGCCGCATAACAGCCTGCTCGCACGTGTCGCGCCTGGCAGCCATGCGCGAGGGCGCGCATCGGGCTATCGCCTGTTCTTCAGCACGCTGGCCAGCCTGGCCACGGCGCTGGTGCTGGCGCCTGCCGTCATGCAGGCCGCGCATCGTGGGCAGCCCCTTCGGCTGGCGCTGATCGGCGCGGCAGGAGGCGCACTGGCCTGCCTCGCCTTGTGGATCTCCGCCATGCGCTGGCGCAGGAGTGAGCGCGAGCCTGCACCCGCCATCCACGCCATGGCTCTGCTGCCCCGCTTCGATCCACTGTTCCTCGCCGTCGCCTGCATCGCGCTGATCACCGGCTTTGCCATGCCGATGTTCGGGCGGATGACCTTCTATCTCGCCAGCTATGTCTATGATCAGCCTGCTCTGGCCAGTCGGCTGCTGCTGGCCGTCACGCTGGGGCAATTGCCCGGCGTGCTGCTGTGGACCTGGGGCGTGCGCCATGCCGAGAAGACCACGCTGCTGGCGCTCAGCCATGCGCTGACGATCCTGAGCATCGCCCTTTTCGCCATGGTCGGACCGGGCTGGCTGATCCCGGCAGCGGGGCTCATCGGGCTGGCGCTGGCCGGCGTGTTCATGCTGCCCTGGGGCATCGTCGCCGATGCCGTGGACTTTGCCCAGATGCGCCACGGCACCCGCCGCGAGACCGCCGCCTTCGCCGCCGTGCTGGTGATGATCAAGGCCAGCGGCGCAGCCTCCATCGGCCTGATCGGCTGGACGCTGGGCCATCTGGGCTATGTCGCCGGAGCGGCGCAGCCCCCTTCCGTCGTGATGGGCATGAAGATCATGGGACTGGGCGTGCCGGTGCTGGGCAGCGCGGTGGCGATCCTGCTGTTGACGCGCATGTCGCTGGGCCACGCCAGACACGCAAGCGTGCTGCGCGTGCTGAACCGCAGAGCGCGTCGTTCGGCAGGCGGCTGA
- a CDS encoding histidine kinase yields MSSDEPPAARLAPSLALMSIACFWAFYFTIWSLRWMALWPDDQTGMLGKRAVVSLASAGVTVIFYLLMRRVAGRRLRSSFILALLLAVPAAIFYSSFNWYMFSHIGEGVPMSWHWSPAPKQPLPPPPPAPPAPPPAPGMPNVSVGMVHKGMEESMTPLQSIADQAGNGYFFFIAWAALYLALSYAVRAAALERRAADLRAAAQSAELKALRYQVNPHFLFNTLNALSSLILTGKREEAEQMIINLATFFRTSLTGDPTEDVPLSDEIMLQRLYLDIELVRFPERLLVEIDVPEGLLAACVPGLILQPLVENAVKYAVSRSRRPVTIRIAAREEGDRITLIVADDGDPAPQAQEGGTGLGLRNVRDRLIARFGTSASCDWTAAPKGGFTVTLTLPLVRHGC; encoded by the coding sequence ATGTCATCGGACGAACCACCTGCCGCGCGGCTTGCCCCTTCCCTTGCCCTGATGTCGATCGCCTGTTTCTGGGCTTTCTATTTTACCATCTGGTCGCTGCGCTGGATGGCGCTCTGGCCGGACGATCAGACCGGCATGCTGGGCAAACGCGCAGTGGTTTCGCTGGCCAGCGCCGGAGTAACCGTGATCTTCTACCTACTGATGCGCCGCGTCGCCGGGAGGAGACTGCGCAGCAGCTTCATTCTGGCGCTGCTGCTCGCGGTGCCGGCGGCGATCTTCTACTCCTCCTTCAACTGGTACATGTTCAGCCATATCGGTGAAGGCGTGCCCATGAGCTGGCACTGGTCACCCGCGCCGAAACAACCCTTGCCGCCACCGCCGCCTGCTCCCCCCGCGCCTCCACCGGCGCCGGGAATGCCCAATGTCAGCGTCGGCATGGTGCACAAGGGCATGGAAGAGAGCATGACACCGCTGCAGTCGATCGCGGATCAGGCGGGCAACGGCTATTTCTTCTTCATCGCCTGGGCCGCGCTCTATCTGGCGCTCAGCTATGCGGTCCGGGCCGCCGCGCTGGAGCGGCGCGCGGCGGATCTGCGCGCGGCGGCGCAATCGGCCGAGCTCAAGGCGCTGCGCTATCAGGTCAATCCGCATTTCCTGTTCAACACGCTCAATGCCTTGTCGTCGTTGATCCTGACCGGCAAGCGCGAGGAAGCCGAGCAGATGATCATCAATCTGGCCACCTTCTTCCGCACCAGCCTGACCGGCGACCCGACCGAGGATGTGCCGCTGTCCGACGAGATCATGCTGCAAAGGCTCTATCTCGATATCGAACTGGTGCGCTTCCCAGAAAGGCTGCTGGTCGAGATCGATGTGCCCGAAGGGCTGCTCGCAGCTTGCGTGCCGGGGTTGATCCTGCAGCCGCTGGTGGAAAATGCCGTCAAATATGCGGTGTCGCGCTCGCGCCGCCCGGTGACGATCCGCATCGCCGCGCGCGAGGAAGGTGACAGGATCACGCTCATCGTCGCGGATGACGGCGATCCGGCGCCGCAAGCACAGGAAGGCGGTACCGGTCTGGGCCTGCGCAATGTCCGCGACCGGCTGATCGCGCGCTTCGGCACTTCGGCGAGCTGTGATTGGACGGCGGCGCCCAAGGGCGGATTTACCGTCACCCTGACCCTGCCGCTGGTGCGCCATGGTTGCTGA
- a CDS encoding LytTR family DNA-binding domain-containing protein: protein MVAERALRTLIVDDEPLAIERLQILCAAIPAVQLVGTASDGEAALRMIEALSPEIVLLDISMPGLDGLDVARALEGHGSGKVTRPAIVFCTAFDQFAVAAFDVAAVGYLLKPVTPDQLAKTIARIAETLHAHNPAPAQTPEWVEEFWVPHRSEVIRIAAQDIDRIEAERDYMRLHVGTRSFLLHQTISVLEQRLNPARFLRLHRSTIVRRDLIAKLRHDGLGTWHAVLSDGAEIRIGRSYLANVRALVGRG, encoded by the coding sequence ATGGTTGCTGAGCGGGCTTTAAGAACCCTGATCGTCGATGACGAACCCCTCGCCATCGAGCGGTTGCAGATCCTCTGCGCCGCCATCCCCGCTGTGCAACTGGTGGGCACAGCCTCCGACGGCGAGGCGGCGCTGCGGATGATCGAGGCGCTCTCGCCCGAGATCGTGCTGCTCGATATCTCGATGCCGGGGCTGGACGGGCTCGATGTGGCGCGGGCTCTGGAAGGGCATGGGTCAGGCAAGGTGACGCGACCGGCCATCGTCTTCTGCACCGCTTTCGACCAGTTCGCCGTGGCGGCCTTCGATGTCGCGGCGGTGGGCTATCTGCTGAAACCCGTGACGCCCGATCAGCTCGCCAAAACGATCGCCCGGATCGCCGAGACCCTGCACGCGCACAATCCCGCGCCTGCGCAAACGCCCGAATGGGTCGAGGAGTTCTGGGTCCCTCACCGCTCCGAGGTCATCCGCATCGCCGCGCAGGACATCGACCGCATCGAGGCCGAGCGCGACTATATGCGCCTGCATGTCGGCACGCGCAGTTTCCTGCTGCATCAGACGATCAGCGTGCTGGAGCAAAGGCTCAATCCCGCGCGCTTTCTGCGCCTGCACCGCTCGACCATCGTGCGGCGCGATCTGATCGCCAAGCTGCGTCATGACGGGCTCGGCACCTGGCATGCCGTGCTGAGCGACGGCGCGGAGATAAGGATCGGCCGCAGCTATCTGGCCAATGTCCGCGCGCTGGTCGGGCGCGGCTGA
- a CDS encoding TonB-dependent receptor: protein MRFFHLGTTASVAALCFAASPALAQVRHFDLPAQPAVKGIPAFAGQAGLQIVAPADNLRGRATHAVHGDLEVNTALNQLLAGTGLAVAGRSGNVVSLHAAPSGPSDPAPAAEPVNDIVVYGQGESRQQQTVTAKALEILAPASSPLKAIARLPGVAFQTADPFGTYELGTRLSVRGFNQSQMGYTLDGVPLGDMFYNTWNGLHISRAIATENIARMDFAQGAGALSVASSSNLGGSIQFFSRDPSEKMGGEISGSYGSYDTGHIFARLDSGRLSTNTRISVSGQWTQAGKWKGWGNQSEAMVNAKVIQDIGKAKLTGWIDYSMHKERNYADLSPATLSRIGYDLDFLRPDFDTAVLLSQVSANQTAAKAGKALPFPTAGTAFPAPYTNVNDTYYDSGGIRRDLLGALTLEVPLTDWLQAKATYYHHDDKGSGGIYTPAVFSPSGFPLSVRTTEYGVHRNGGLLDFVAKLGTQKVSFGYWHEDNRGVTNRNYYAVSQTDRPDVTSFLSNPFRSDFLTQLSTVTDQIYITDKVGLGSHVTVDLGFKGANIRNGIVTTAGTPFINATIGAKDWFQPQLGATYRVAGQEFFANYAENMRAYQSSFRGPFGTTQAGFEAIKDTLKPETSRTIEGGWRFKAGKLRGDIALYDVKFKNRLLAAFAQANILGNPSVLQNVGSVTSRGVEVGATWTITRSLSLIASYSYNDSKYDDDTVNGAALVRTKGVRPVDTPAHLAKGEVNYDDGQIFGNISGTYTSQRNVTYIGDVKVPGYTVVDASLGYRFTQGALKGVELQVSATNLFNKRYIGPLGSGQFFNDATSLNNTMQTGSPQEFFGTARYRF, encoded by the coding sequence ATGCGATTTTTCCATCTCGGCACCACCGCATCGGTGGCTGCCCTCTGTTTCGCTGCGTCTCCGGCGCTGGCGCAGGTTCGCCATTTCGACCTGCCCGCGCAGCCTGCCGTGAAAGGCATTCCCGCCTTCGCGGGGCAGGCCGGGCTGCAGATCGTGGCACCGGCCGACAATCTGCGCGGCCGGGCCACCCATGCCGTGCATGGCGATCTGGAGGTGAACACCGCGCTCAACCAGTTGCTGGCGGGCACCGGCCTTGCGGTGGCTGGACGCAGCGGCAATGTGGTGAGCCTGCATGCCGCGCCCTCCGGCCCCAGCGATCCGGCGCCCGCAGCCGAGCCGGTCAATGATATCGTCGTCTACGGTCAGGGTGAGAGCCGCCAGCAGCAGACCGTCACCGCCAAGGCGCTCGAGATTCTGGCGCCCGCCAGCTCGCCGCTGAAAGCCATCGCGCGCCTGCCGGGCGTCGCCTTCCAGACCGCCGACCCTTTCGGAACCTATGAGCTGGGCACGCGCCTTTCGGTGCGCGGCTTCAACCAGAGCCAGATGGGCTATACGCTGGATGGCGTGCCGCTGGGCGACATGTTCTACAACACCTGGAACGGCCTGCACATCAGCCGCGCCATCGCCACCGAGAACATCGCAAGGATGGATTTTGCGCAGGGCGCGGGCGCGCTCAGCGTCGCCTCGTCGAGCAATCTGGGCGGCAGCATCCAGTTTTTCTCGCGCGATCCTTCCGAGAAAATGGGCGGCGAGATATCCGGCAGCTATGGCAGCTATGACACCGGCCATATCTTCGCGCGGCTCGACAGCGGGCGGCTTTCGACCAACACCCGCATCTCTGTTTCCGGCCAGTGGACCCAGGCGGGCAAATGGAAGGGCTGGGGCAACCAGAGCGAGGCCATGGTCAATGCCAAGGTCATTCAGGACATCGGCAAGGCCAAGCTGACCGGCTGGATCGACTATTCGATGCACAAGGAACGCAATTACGCCGACCTGTCGCCCGCGACGCTGAGCCGCATCGGTTATGATCTGGACTTCCTGCGCCCCGATTTCGACACGGCGGTGCTGCTCTCGCAGGTCAGCGCCAACCAGACGGCGGCCAAGGCGGGCAAGGCGCTGCCCTTTCCCACGGCGGGCACGGCTTTTCCCGCACCCTACACCAATGTGAACGACACCTATTATGACAGCGGCGGCATCCGTCGCGACCTGCTGGGCGCGCTCACGCTGGAAGTGCCGCTGACCGACTGGCTGCAGGCCAAGGCCACCTATTACCACCATGACGACAAGGGTTCGGGCGGCATCTACACGCCCGCCGTCTTCAGCCCCAGCGGCTTTCCGCTTTCGGTGCGCACCACCGAATATGGTGTGCATCGCAATGGCGGGCTGCTGGATTTCGTGGCCAAATTGGGCACGCAGAAGGTCAGCTTCGGCTATTGGCATGAGGACAATCGCGGCGTCACCAACCGCAATTACTATGCCGTCAGCCAGACCGACCGCCCGGATGTCACCTCCTTTCTGAGCAATCCGTTTCGCAGCGACTTTCTGACGCAGCTCTCGACCGTCACCGACCAGATCTACATCACCGACAAGGTGGGGCTGGGCAGCCATGTGACCGTCGATCTGGGCTTCAAGGGCGCGAACATTCGCAATGGCATCGTCACCACGGCGGGCACACCCTTCATCAACGCCACCATCGGCGCGAAGGACTGGTTCCAGCCGCAGCTTGGCGCAACATATCGCGTGGCGGGGCAAGAGTTCTTCGCCAATTACGCCGAGAATATGCGCGCCTATCAAAGCAGCTTCCGTGGGCCCTTCGGCACCACGCAGGCCGGTTTCGAGGCGATCAAGGACACGTTGAAGCCCGAAACCTCACGCACCATCGAGGGCGGCTGGCGCTTCAAGGCGGGCAAGCTGCGCGGCGACATCGCGCTCTATGACGTGAAGTTCAAGAACCGCCTGCTGGCCGCTTTCGCGCAGGCCAACATTCTGGGCAACCCCAGCGTGCTGCAGAATGTCGGCAGCGTCACCAGCCGGGGTGTCGAGGTGGGCGCCACCTGGACGATCACCCGGTCGCTGTCGCTGATCGCCTCCTACTCCTACAATGACAGCAAGTATGACGATGACACGGTGAACGGCGCCGCGCTGGTGCGCACCAAGGGCGTGCGCCCGGTCGACACCCCCGCCCATCTCGCCAAGGGTGAGGTCAATTATGACGACGGGCAGATCTTCGGCAACATCTCCGGGACTTACACTTCGCAGCGTAACGTCACCTATATCGGCGACGTGAAGGTTCCGGGCTACACCGTGGTCGATGCCTCGCTGGGCTATCGCTTCACGCAGGGGGCGCTCAAGGGCGTCGAGCTGCAGGTGAGCGCCACCAATCTGTTCAACAAGCGCTACATCGGCCCGCTGGGTTCGGGCCAGTTCTTCAACGATGCCACATCGCTGAACAACACGATGCAGACCGGTTCGCCGCAGGAGTTCTTCGGCACCGCCCGCTATCGTTTCTGA
- a CDS encoding sigma-70 family RNA polymerase sigma factor — protein MDVSGDDRSLWLATYIVPHESALRDWLSRLAGIAADQVDDLVQETYAVLATRADVSGIQNPRAYAFQVARSILLQQLRRARVVTLGTLADLDQLGEVADLPTPEQHAVARDEYARVVQAIAQMPPQTRRAFQLRRIDGLSQREIAAELGLSENTVEKHIMRGIKMLMAQFGRGGKPPADASNPQQKGQLPDHDRPRVRANH, from the coding sequence ATGGACGTTTCAGGTGACGATCGCAGCCTCTGGCTCGCCACGTATATCGTGCCGCATGAGAGTGCGCTGCGGGACTGGCTGTCGCGTCTGGCGGGGATCGCGGCGGATCAGGTCGATGATCTGGTGCAGGAAACCTATGCCGTGCTGGCAACGCGCGCCGATGTTTCGGGCATCCAGAACCCCCGTGCCTATGCCTTTCAGGTGGCGCGTTCGATCCTGCTTCAGCAGCTTCGCCGGGCTCGCGTGGTGACGCTGGGCACGCTGGCCGATCTCGACCAGCTTGGCGAAGTCGCCGATCTGCCGACGCCCGAACAGCATGCCGTCGCCCGCGACGAATATGCCCGCGTGGTGCAGGCCATCGCGCAAATGCCCCCTCAGACGCGTCGCGCCTTTCAGTTGCGCCGCATCGACGGCCTGTCACAGCGCGAAATCGCCGCAGAGCTGGGCCTGTCGGAGAATACGGTCGAGAAACATATCATGCGCGGCATAAAAATGCTGATGGCGCAATTCGGACGTGGCGGAAAACCCCCTGCTGATGCATCTAACCCTCAGCAGAAAGGACAATTGCCCGATCATGACCGGCCGCGCGTGCGCGCAAACCATTGA
- a CDS encoding FecR domain-containing protein, translated as MTGRACAQTIDDEAAAWTARIDRGLSDSDQAELDAWLAQDSRRVGALARARAIWLHAERAESLAPLITEPEVVETPRHGVSRRRMMLGGAGALAAGLVGVVTMSPWLRPAPALRSGIGEIRRIPLADGSVVTLDTDSALEVVYSTTTRLVRLIAGGAYFEVASSSRPFMVEVGGIVLRATAAAFAVQALPDSPLSVLVERGAVAMGKAGQSAIVDLAASTRITLEKGSALTAAKTHKLASGEMDRALVWRNGMLSFEGETLEQAAATFRRYGRPFIEITDPALARRPITGLFSANDPAGFARTAALSLDARATVDGNVARLVPLNAR; from the coding sequence ATGACCGGCCGCGCGTGCGCGCAAACCATTGACGATGAAGCGGCGGCATGGACGGCGAGGATAGACCGTGGGCTCTCTGACAGCGATCAGGCCGAACTGGATGCATGGCTGGCGCAGGACAGTCGCCGGGTGGGCGCGCTGGCGCGTGCCCGCGCGATCTGGCTGCATGCCGAGCGGGCGGAGTCCCTCGCTCCGCTGATCACCGAGCCGGAGGTGGTGGAGACACCGCGTCACGGAGTGTCGCGCCGCCGGATGATGCTGGGCGGCGCGGGAGCGCTGGCTGCCGGACTGGTCGGTGTGGTGACCATGTCGCCCTGGCTGCGTCCTGCGCCTGCTCTGCGCAGCGGCATCGGGGAGATCCGGCGCATTCCTCTGGCGGACGGTTCGGTGGTCACACTCGACACCGACAGCGCGCTGGAAGTCGTCTACAGCACCACGACGCGCCTCGTCCGGCTGATTGCGGGCGGCGCCTATTTCGAGGTCGCGTCCTCATCCCGTCCCTTCATGGTCGAGGTCGGCGGCATCGTGCTGCGCGCGACGGCTGCGGCCTTTGCCGTGCAGGCGCTGCCCGACAGTCCGCTTTCCGTGCTGGTGGAGCGTGGGGCGGTGGCGATGGGGAAGGCGGGGCAGAGCGCGATTGTCGACCTTGCCGCCAGCACGCGGATCACGTTGGAGAAGGGCAGCGCGCTCACCGCTGCGAAGACGCACAAGCTCGCCTCCGGGGAGATGGATCGGGCGTTGGTCTGGCGCAACGGCATGCTCTCCTTCGAGGGTGAAACGCTGGAGCAGGCCGCCGCCACCTTCCGCCGCTATGGCCGCCCCTTTATCGAGATCACCGACCCCGCGCTGGCCCGGCGACCGATCACCGGCCTGTTCAGCGCCAACGATCCGGCAGGCTTTGCGCGCACCGCCGCGCTCAGCCTTGACGCGCGCGCCACGGTGGATGGCAATGTCGCGCGGTTGGTTCCGCTGAACGCGCGATAA
- a CDS encoding UrcA family protein, which yields MSTAFLRTLAVLGLSCTLAATPAFAASPASEEAPQRFVHYGDLDLTTRAGQDALRSRVMHAVNDLCVRPDPGDFGPMREIYNNCRNTALISSRTQVHMALAQARGDKALASNEKMAPKAP from the coding sequence ATGTCCACCGCCTTTCTTCGCACGCTTGCCGTGCTCGGCCTGTCCTGCACGCTGGCAGCCACGCCCGCCTTCGCCGCATCGCCCGCATCCGAGGAGGCGCCGCAGCGCTTCGTGCATTACGGCGACCTCGATCTGACCACCCGCGCCGGGCAGGATGCGCTCCGCAGCCGGGTGATGCATGCCGTCAACGACCTGTGCGTCCGCCCCGATCCGGGCGATTTCGGGCCGATGCGCGAGATCTACAACAACTGCCGCAACACTGCGCTGATCAGCTCCAGAACGCAGGTGCATATGGCGCTGGCCCAGGCGCGCGGCGACAAGGCGCTGGCCAGCAATGAGAAAATGGCGCCCAAGGCACCGTGA